A single window of Zea mays cultivar B73 chromosome 10, Zm-B73-REFERENCE-NAM-5.0, whole genome shotgun sequence DNA harbors:
- the LOC103642860 gene encoding flavanone 3-dioxygenase 2 — MAKAGVMWHMNIREKREIVSAYCCEVRLLGIRLLGMISLSLGPQFFEDYIENALGEQEQHMALAVNYYPQCPEPDLTYDLPKYTDPNALTILLQDPNVAGLQVLKGSGGGEDQWIAVSPRPNALVINLGDQLQALSNGAYKSVWHRAVVNDAQERMSVASFLCPCNSAVISPAVALVVRDGDAPVYRSYTYDEYYNKFWSRSLDDQEHCLDLFRSTQPGQ, encoded by the exons ATGGCGAAAGCCGGCGTCATGTGGCACATGAATATTCGCGAGAAACG GGAGATAGTCAGCGCGTACTGCTGCGAGGTCCGGCTGCTCGGCATCCGGCTTCTCGGCATGATCTCCCTCAGCCTGGGCCCCCAATTTTTT GAGGACTACATCGAGAATGCCCTCGGCGAGCAGGAGCAGCATATGGCGCTGGCGGTGAACTACTACCCGCAGTGCCCAGAACCCGACCTCACCTACGATCTGCCGAAGTACACGGATCCCAACGCCCTCACCATCCTCCTCCAGGACCCCAACGTCGCCGGCCTTCAGGTCCtcaagggcagcggcggcggcgaagaCCAATGGATCGCCGTCAGCCCCCGGCCAAACGCTCTCGTCATCAACCTCGGTGACCAGTTGCAG gcGCTGAGCAACGGCGCGTACAAGAGCGTCTGGCACCGCGCGGTGGTGAACGATGCGCAAGAGCGCATGTCGGTGGCGTCTTTCCTGTGCCCGTGCAACAGCGCGGTGATCAGCCCCGCGGTCGCGCTCGTCGTCCGCGACGGGGACGCGCCCGTGTACCGGAGCTACACCTACGACGAGTACTACAACAAGTTCTGGAGCAGGAGCCTGGACGACCAGGAGCACTGCCTGGACCTTTTCAGAAGCACCCAGCCCGGCCAGTAA
- the LOC100283895 gene encoding RING-H2 finger protein ATL2L — protein MTFPLVCYCNAVPRPVAALFKTIHAAALVVVLVLCFLGLYEFPYDPEDHAPVINGRARGGRDAPGPEAVKRHLPLVEFLELMVVAPSPSSGAEAAPTCRVCLERLEAADGVRRLGNCAHAFHARCIDRWIDLGEVTCPLCRSHLLPRRRAGLLGMARLGDG, from the coding sequence ATGACCTTCCCGCTGGTTTGCTACTGCAACGCGGTGCCGCGCCCCGTGGCCGCGCTGTTCAAGACCATCCACGCCGCGGCGCTGGTGGTCGTGCTGGTCCTCTGCTTCCTGGGCCTCTACGAGTTCCCCTACGACCCCGAGGACCACGCGCCGGTGATCAACGGGCGGGCCCGCGGCGGGCGGGACGCCCCTGGGCCGGAGGCGGTGAAGCGGCACCTCCCGCTCGTCGAGTTCCTGGAGCTGATGGTGGTGGCTCCGTCGCCGTCGTCGGGGGCGGAGGCGGCTCCGACGTGCCGGGTGTGCCTGGAGAGGCTGGAGGCGGCGGACGGGGTGCGGCGGCTGGGAAACTGCGCCCACGCGTTCCACGCGCGCTGCATCGACCGCTGGATCGACCTGGGCGAGGTGACGTGCCCGCTGTGCCGCTCCCACCTGCTGCCGCGCCGGCGCGCCGGCCTGCTTGGCATGGCACGGCTTGGCGACGGCTAG